The following coding sequences are from one Capsicum annuum cultivar UCD-10X-F1 chromosome 3, UCD10Xv1.1, whole genome shotgun sequence window:
- the LOC124896596 gene encoding uncharacterized protein LOC124896596: MVRKMKPDLSLKVKEKVSKKFDANVIRVTKYPTWLANIVPVPKKDGKTRCQIYGDLFHVPLNELNVVSSPWPFASWGMDVIGPIEPTASNRHRVPESIIIDNGANLNSVLMHEIREKFKIIHRNSTPYLPQMNGVVEVSNKNIKRILQKMINNYKHWHENFPFSLLGYCTTIRTSAGATLYLLVYGTEAVLPAEVEIPSLRFIKEAKLSDAKWIQSRYEQLTLIGEKAMNTICYSQLYQNRIAKAFNKKEDRDNSNRDNWC, from the exons ATGGTTCGAAAGATGAAGCCTGATTTAAGTTTGAAAGTCAAAGAGAAAGTGTCTAAGAAATTCGATGCCAACGTCATTCGAGTCACGAAGTATCCTACTTGGTTAGCCAATATTGTACCCGTGCCAAAGAAAGACGGAAAAAccaga TGTCAAATTTATGGTGATTTGTTTCATGTTCCCCTAAATGAACTCAATGTGGTGAGTTCTCCTTGGCCATTTGCATCTTGGGGAATGGATGTCATCGGTCCTATTGAGCCAACTGCATCAAATAGACATAG AGTTCCTGAGTCGATTATAATAGATAATGGAGCTAATCTCAACAGTGTCTTGATGCATGAGATACGTGAAAAGTTTAAGATTATACATCGTAATTCCACCCCTTACCTCCCTCAAATGAATGGAGTAGTTGAGGTCTCCAACAAGAACATCAAGCGAATATTGCAAAAAATGATTAATAACTATAAGCATTGGCATGAGAATTTTCCATTTTCCCTCCTTGGCTACTGCACTACTATTAGGACTTCTGCTGGAGCAACACTTTATCTGCTGGTTTATGGAACAGAAGCAGTATTACCTGCAGAAGTAGAGATACCGTCTTTGAGATTTATTAAGGAAGCTAAGTTGAGTGATGCCAAATGGATCCAAAGTCGGTATGAGCAATTGACGCTAATTGGTGAAAAGGCAATGAACACAATTTGTTATAGTCAGCTTTATCAAAATAGAATAGCAAAAGCTTTCAACAAGAAGGAAGATCGAGACAATTCAAACCGGGACAATTGGTGTTAA